Proteins from a genomic interval of Zingiber officinale cultivar Zhangliang chromosome 2A, Zo_v1.1, whole genome shotgun sequence:
- the LOC122044096 gene encoding subtilisin-like protease 4, protein MTSIFFFFFFVSFLLFTRGASCDEELKAYIVHVEVQPDVSAYDGDYYTFLLAGTLEIQEDDAAARVIHSYRNVMTGFSAMLTERDVAAMSKVDWFVRAVPSLVYRPLTTHTPLFLGLRHRTHSVWNATNMGEGVIIGVLDSGITPGHPSYSDRGMPPPPPKWKGRCDLGNASSSAEQSCNNKLIGARSFVNYNRSRNGSTDSPIDNDGHGTHTSSTAAGAFVKHANVYGLARGEAAGVAPLAHLAIYKVCMNDECQGHDILAGMDAAVEDGVDVLSISLGSDPGPFYRDPIAIGGFNAMRKGVFVSCSAGNSGPFSSTVSNDAPWLFTVAASTMDREFLATVKLGDGSEFHGESIYQPQGFSSKKYPLVFPGGTSTLCLNGSLNGIDVKGKIVLCDRGINGRIEKGEVVKQAGGAGMVLVNAPQDAYSTIADLHVLPASHIPYAFGHKIKAYINSSSLPTATIVFKGTITHVAHSPTITSFSSCGPSQNTPGILKPDITGPGVSVLAAWNTQKFNVISGTSMSCPHLSGIAALIKKVHPDWSPAAIKSAIMTTAYVKDNTNNPISDERNLPADFFAVGAGHVMPLKVLDPGLIYDISPTDYYPYLCGLGYSVSDVSIIVHRKINCSSIKSIPEGELNYPSITVRLPTNEARTVTFTRTVTNVGKVAATYYAKLDVPDVVSARVVPRSLTFEKVNEKKSFKISFKRRSDYGASSSTVEGQLRWVSQARSVVRSPISIILE, encoded by the coding sequence AtgacctccatctttttcttctttttctttgtttcttttctCTTGTTCACCAGAGGGGCTTCCTGTGACGAAGAGCTTAAAGCATACATTGTTCACGTCGAAGTTCAACCGGATGTTTCCGCGTATGATGGAGACTACTACACCTTCCTTCTAGCCGGAACATTAGagatccaagaagatgatgcgGCAGCACGGGTTATACACTCTTATCGGAATGTTATGACCGGCTTCTCGGCGATGCTAACGGAGAGGGATGTGGCGGCCATGTCGAAGGTCGACTGGTTTGTGCGTGCCGTTCCGAGCTTGGTTTACCGTCCGTTGACCACCCACACACCCCTATTTTTGGGACTGCGCCACCGCACTCACAGTGTGTGGAACGCGACCAACATGGGGGAAGGCGTCATCATAGGCGTCCTCGACTCCGGCATCACCCCTGGCCATCCTTCGTATAGTGACCGCGGCATGCCACCTCCTCCACCCAAGTGGAAGGGCCGTTGCGACTTAGGGAACGCATCGTCATCGGCCGAGCAGTCCTGTAACAATAAGCTCATTGGCGCCCGATCCTTCGTCAACTATAATCGGTCTCGGAACGGATCGACGGATTCACCTATTGATAACGATGGCCATGGTACTCACACGTCTAGCACCGCCGCCGGTGCTTTCGTGAAGCATGCTAATGTGTACGGGCTAGCCAGGGGAGAGGCCGCTGGAGTGGCCCCCCTTGCGCATCTCGCCATTTATAAGGTTTGCATGAATGATGAGTGTCAAGGGCATGACATACTCGCTGGGATGGATGCCGCAGTGGAGGACGGTGTCGATGTGCTTTCAATCTCGCTCGGTAGTGACCCTGGTCCATTCTACCGTGACCCAATTGCGATCGGCGGTTTTAACGCCATGCGCAAGGGAGTCTTCGTCAGCTGCTCGGCCGGCAACTCAGGGCCGTTTAGTTCCACCGTATCCAATGACGCACCCTGGTTATTCACTGTGGCGGCCAGCACTATGGATCGTGAGTTCTTGGCCACCGTAAAGCTTGGCGACGGCAGCGAGTTCCATGGCGAGAGCATCTACCAGCCGCAGGGATTCTCATCGAAAAAGTATCCTCTCGTGTTCCCTGGCGGCACTTCCACCTTATGTCTCAACGGTTCCCTTAACGGTATCGACGTGAAGGGAAAGATTGTGCTCTGTGACCGCGGCATCAACGGGCGGATTGAGAAGGGAGAAGTCGTCAAGCAAGCAGGTGGCGCTGGCATGGTGCTTGTCAATGCACCGCAAGACGCCTACAGCACTATTGCCGATCTCCACGTACTGCCGGCGTCGCACATTCCCTATGCCTTTGGACATAAGATCAAGGCTTACATCAACTCATCCTCCCTCCCGACAGCCACCATTGTCTTCAAAGGCACCATTACCCATGTGGCCCACTCTCCGACGATAACTTCCTTCTCCTCCTGCGGGCCTAGCCAAAATACACCGGGGATCCTCAAGCCCGACATCACCGGCCCTGGTGTCAGCGTCCTTGCTGCTTGGAACACACAAAAATTCAATGTCATCTCTGGTACCTCCATGTCCTGCCCCCATCTCTCCGGCATTGCCGCCCTTATCAAGAAAGTCCATCCTGACTGGTCGCCCGCAGCTATCAAATCTGCCATAATGACGACAGCCTACGTAAAAGATAACACCAACAACCCCATCTCTGATGAGAGGAACCTTCCAGCCGACTTCTTCGCAGTGGGAGCCGGCCACGTCATGCCTCTAAAGGTCCTTGACCCGGGACTCATCTACGACATCTCTCCGACGGACTATTATCCATACCTTTGCGGCCTTGGCTACAGTGTCTCCGACGTGAGCATCATCGTCCATCGCAAAATCAACTGCTCGTCGATCAAGAGCATCCCAGAAGGAGAGCTCAACTATCCTTCCATCACCGTCCGATTGCCGACGAATGAGGCAAGGACGGTGACCTTCACAAGGACCGTGACCAACGTCGGCAAGGTAGCAGCAACTTACTACGCAAAGTTGGACGTGCCCGACGTGGTTTCAGCACGTGTAGTTCCGAGAAGCTTAACCTTCGAGAAGGTTAATGAGAAGAAGAGCTTCAAGATTAGTTTCAAGCGAAGGAGTGACTATGGGGCGTCGTCATCAACTGTTGAAGGGCAATTGAGGTGGGTTTCCCAGGCGAGGAGTGTGGTCAGAAGTCCAATCTCCATCATCTTGGagtga